A genomic segment from Streptomyces sp. NBC_00459 encodes:
- a CDS encoding NAD(P)H-binding protein — translation MIVVTGASGNVGRPLVEALATAGEKVTAVSRNPLPYDLPEGARHVPADLADPSTLGPALDGAEALFILLAGELLGGGAPAVEVLAAVKEAGVRRVVLLSSQINSTRPDALSHGRLREFEEAVRSSGLDWTVLRPGGFASNAYAWIESVRTQRSVFAPFADVALPVVDPADIAEVAAVVLRTEGHSGQTYELTGPAAVTPREQTEALLEALGEQVGFVELTREQAREHMARFMPEPVIDGTLDILGEPLPAEQRVSPDVETLLGRPAGSFAGWAKRNVHAFK, via the coding sequence GTGATCGTTGTAACCGGAGCCTCAGGAAACGTCGGCCGTCCGCTCGTCGAGGCGCTCGCCACGGCGGGCGAGAAGGTCACGGCCGTGTCCCGCAACCCTCTCCCCTACGACCTCCCGGAGGGAGCGCGGCATGTTCCCGCCGACCTCGCCGATCCCTCCACCCTGGGTCCCGCCCTGGACGGCGCGGAAGCCCTGTTCATCCTGCTGGCCGGTGAACTGCTCGGCGGCGGCGCACCTGCCGTCGAGGTACTGGCGGCCGTGAAGGAAGCCGGCGTGCGGCGTGTGGTGCTGCTCTCCTCACAGATCAACAGCACCCGTCCGGACGCCCTCTCGCACGGCCGACTGCGGGAGTTCGAGGAGGCCGTACGCTCCTCCGGCCTGGACTGGACCGTCCTGCGTCCGGGCGGCTTCGCCTCCAACGCCTATGCCTGGATCGAGTCCGTCCGCACGCAGCGCTCGGTGTTCGCCCCGTTCGCCGATGTGGCGCTGCCGGTCGTGGACCCGGCGGACATCGCCGAGGTCGCCGCCGTGGTGCTGCGCACCGAAGGCCACTCCGGACAGACGTACGAGCTGACCGGACCGGCCGCCGTCACCCCGCGCGAGCAGACGGAGGCGCTCCTCGAAGCACTCGGCGAGCAGGTGGGCTTCGTGGAGCTGACCCGTGAGCAGGCACGCGAGCACATGGCGCGGTTCATGCCCGAGCCGGTGATCGACGGCACGCTCGACATCCTCGGCGAGCCGCTCCCCGCCGAGCAGCGGGTCAGCCCCGATGTCGAGACGCTCCTCGGCCGCCCGGCCGGCTCCTTCGCGGGGTGGGCGAAGCGCAACGTCCACGCCTTCAAGTGA
- a CDS encoding spermidine synthase, with translation MSARFEEIDWRPTPMGDISLRRRRDPVSGSDVYEVKLGDEFLMSSLFTAGEIALAELGLAELPGAELDIAVGGLGLGYTAQAVLDDPRVRSLTVIDTLAEVIDWHQRGLVPLGAGLTSDARCRLVQGDFFAMAADSRGLDPREPGRRFHAILLDVDHSPRHVLHPRHAALYQPAGLRALSEHLRPGGVFALWSNDPPDAQFTSVLTEVFPHSAAHVVDFDNPLQGGTSTNTVYVAATAPDLP, from the coding sequence ATGAGCGCGCGTTTCGAGGAGATCGACTGGCGCCCGACACCGATGGGCGACATCAGCCTGCGGCGCCGACGCGACCCGGTGTCGGGCAGCGATGTCTACGAGGTGAAGCTCGGCGACGAGTTCCTGATGTCCAGCCTCTTCACAGCCGGCGAGATCGCGCTGGCGGAACTCGGACTGGCGGAACTGCCCGGCGCCGAACTGGACATCGCCGTCGGCGGACTCGGACTCGGATACACCGCCCAGGCGGTGCTGGACGACCCCCGGGTGCGCTCGCTGACCGTGATCGACACGCTCGCCGAAGTCATCGACTGGCACCAGCGGGGTCTGGTCCCTCTCGGCGCCGGGCTGACTTCGGACGCCCGGTGCCGCCTGGTTCAGGGTGACTTCTTCGCGATGGCCGCCGACTCGCGCGGCCTGGACCCGAGGGAGCCGGGCCGCCGCTTCCACGCCATCCTGCTGGATGTCGACCATTCGCCGCGCCATGTGCTCCACCCGCGCCACGCGGCGCTCTACCAGCCTGCCGGGCTCCGCGCTCTCAGTGAGCACCTCCGTCCCGGCGGGGTCTTCGCCCTGTGGTCGAACGACCCGCCGGACGCGCAGTTCACCTCTGTTCTCACCGAGGTGTTCCCGCACTCTGCGGCCCATGTCGTCGACTTCGACAATCCTCTGCAAGGCGGCACCTCGACCAACACCGTCTACGTGGCCGCCACGGCACCGGACCTGCCGTAG
- a CDS encoding helix-turn-helix transcriptional regulator, which produces MRADRLVAALLFLQARGLVTAAELAAELEVSERTARRDLEALTASGVPVYAQRGRGGGWRLVGGARTDLTGLTSPEVKALFLAAGLAAASPELRSALRKLLRAVPEPLRPHAEAATRARIVDDQDWSRSGLTADGAHRTVLERAVLDGVRVRLCYARPGGVPRERTVDPLGLVLKAGHWYMVAGTSDGLRSFRLSRVISAEPTDEPVRRPADFDLAAAWRSLVTQLEDRLFAATVTARADQDALPVLQRLFGGRLSVGGLLPDGRREIEASGPSVEVVAVQLAGLGPQVEVVDPPQAREHLARLGRELMARYGALHDLATT; this is translated from the coding sequence ATGCGAGCTGACCGATTAGTGGCGGCTCTGCTCTTCCTCCAGGCGCGCGGCCTGGTGACCGCCGCGGAGCTCGCCGCCGAGCTCGAGGTCTCCGAACGCACCGCACGACGCGACCTGGAGGCCCTGACCGCCTCCGGTGTCCCCGTCTACGCGCAGCGCGGCCGGGGCGGCGGATGGCGGCTGGTGGGCGGGGCGCGCACGGACCTCACCGGGCTCACCTCGCCGGAGGTCAAGGCACTGTTCCTGGCCGCGGGCCTGGCCGCCGCCTCCCCCGAACTGCGTTCGGCGCTGCGGAAGTTGCTCCGAGCGGTGCCGGAGCCGCTGAGACCGCACGCCGAGGCGGCGACCCGGGCACGGATCGTCGACGACCAGGACTGGTCGCGTTCCGGACTGACGGCGGACGGCGCGCACCGTACGGTCCTGGAGCGCGCGGTGCTGGACGGCGTACGGGTCCGCCTCTGTTACGCCCGCCCCGGTGGCGTACCGCGCGAACGCACCGTGGACCCACTCGGACTGGTCCTCAAGGCGGGCCACTGGTACATGGTGGCCGGCACGTCTGACGGGCTGCGCTCCTTCCGGCTGAGCCGCGTGATCTCGGCGGAGCCGACCGACGAGCCGGTTCGGCGTCCCGCCGACTTCGATCTGGCCGCCGCCTGGCGCTCGTTGGTCACGCAGCTGGAGGACCGGCTGTTCGCCGCGACGGTGACGGCCAGGGCGGATCAGGACGCGCTGCCCGTGCTCCAGCGGCTGTTCGGAGGGCGGCTGAGCGTGGGCGGGCTGCTGCCGGACGGCAGACGGGAGATCGAGGCCTCCGGGCCGTCGGTGGAGGTGGTGGCCGTGCAGCTGGCAGGTCTGGGGCCGCAGGTCGAGGTGGTGGATCCGCCACAGGCACGCGAACACCTGGCCCGCCTCGGTCGCGAGCTCATGGCGCGCTATGGGGCGCTGCACGACCTGGCGACAACATAG
- a CDS encoding NAD(P)/FAD-dependent oxidoreductase, whose amino-acid sequence MTGKAETDTPTKADTAKTAPKAGEWTECDVIILGAGIGGSITGAILARQGAKVVLVDAGQHPRFAVGESQNPQLVEWLHILAVRYDVPEIKHLLDIKAVTKNIGAHHGRKQSFGFVRHVPNREPDPSEATMFVIPKMLTEASHMFRQDTDTYYFNVAAKYGCTLRQNWRATDLDFDDDGVTVTGQSGEVFRAKYLIDASGFRSPLAQKFDLREKPSRIKHHARSLFTHYVGIKPYDDVCNYPEALRPPAESPFHGGTLHHLIERGWFWIIPFDNHKDSRNPMCSVGLTFDERLYPQPKDKTPDEEFNHYLDMYPAVKRQFEGAHRVREWISTPDRIQYSSKQTVGDRWCLMSHAAGFVDPLYSRGLSNTFEVVDALCYRVLEALGDNDFSAKRFEYVERLEQGLLKYNDMIVDSSYIAFSHFRLWNAVFRVWACFTTPATMRQIQARQEFTLDGDDRHFREMENAPYPGLWWPDSHAFKHLLEVTHETCVRYEEGEIDGDKAADIVFQAINDCESVNTPFGWKEGEDRRFFRATTPTMVKFMWWASVNGPKEMRDLGRAMLKGVVKSGLRGRKVS is encoded by the coding sequence TTGACCGGCAAGGCTGAGACAGACACGCCCACCAAGGCCGACACAGCGAAGACGGCCCCGAAGGCCGGCGAGTGGACCGAGTGCGACGTCATCATTCTGGGCGCCGGGATCGGCGGCTCGATCACCGGCGCCATCCTGGCCAGGCAGGGCGCGAAGGTGGTGCTCGTCGACGCCGGCCAGCACCCGCGGTTCGCGGTCGGCGAGTCCCAGAACCCGCAGCTCGTGGAGTGGTTGCACATCCTGGCCGTGCGTTACGACGTCCCCGAGATCAAGCACCTGCTCGACATCAAGGCGGTCACCAAGAACATCGGCGCCCACCACGGCAGGAAGCAGAGCTTCGGTTTCGTCCGGCACGTCCCGAACCGGGAGCCGGACCCGAGCGAGGCGACGATGTTCGTCATCCCGAAGATGCTGACCGAGGCATCGCACATGTTCCGCCAGGACACCGACACCTACTACTTCAACGTCGCCGCCAAGTACGGCTGCACCCTGCGGCAGAACTGGCGCGCCACCGACCTGGACTTCGACGACGACGGCGTCACGGTCACCGGCCAGAGCGGCGAGGTCTTCCGCGCCAAGTACCTCATCGACGCCAGCGGTTTCCGCTCGCCGCTCGCCCAGAAGTTCGACCTTCGTGAGAAGCCCTCGCGGATCAAGCACCACGCGCGCTCGCTGTTCACGCACTACGTCGGCATCAAGCCGTACGACGACGTGTGCAACTACCCCGAGGCGCTGCGGCCCCCGGCCGAGTCCCCGTTCCACGGCGGCACCCTGCACCACCTGATCGAACGCGGCTGGTTCTGGATCATCCCGTTCGACAACCACAAGGACTCCAGGAACCCGATGTGCAGCGTCGGCCTGACCTTCGACGAACGGCTGTATCCGCAGCCCAAGGACAAGACCCCGGACGAGGAGTTCAACCACTACCTCGACATGTACCCGGCCGTGAAGCGCCAGTTCGAGGGCGCGCACCGGGTGCGCGAGTGGATATCGACGCCGGACCGGATCCAGTACTCGTCCAAGCAGACGGTCGGCGACCGCTGGTGCCTGATGTCGCACGCGGCCGGCTTCGTCGACCCGCTGTACTCGCGCGGACTGTCCAACACCTTCGAGGTCGTGGACGCGCTGTGCTACCGCGTTCTGGAGGCTCTGGGCGACAACGACTTCTCCGCGAAGCGCTTCGAGTACGTCGAGCGCCTGGAGCAGGGGCTGCTCAAGTACAACGACATGATCGTCGACAGCTCCTACATCGCGTTCTCCCACTTCCGTCTCTGGAACGCGGTGTTCCGGGTCTGGGCCTGCTTCACCACGCCCGCCACCATGCGACAGATCCAGGCCCGCCAGGAGTTCACCCTGGACGGCGACGACCGGCACTTCCGGGAGATGGAGAACGCCCCCTACCCGGGCCTCTGGTGGCCGGACAGTCACGCCTTCAAGCACCTCCTGGAAGTGACACACGAGACCTGTGTGCGCTACGAGGAGGGCGAGATCGACGGTGACAAGGCAGCCGACATCGTCTTCCAGGCCATCAACGACTGCGAGTCGGTCAACACGCCCTTCGGCTGGAAGGAGGGCGAGGACCGCCGGTTCTTCCGGGCCACCACCCCCACGATGGTCAAGTTCATGTGGTGGGCGAGCGTCAACGGCCCCAAGGAGATGCGCGACCTCGGCCGCGCGATGCTCAAGGGCGTCGTCAAGTCCGGCCTGCGCGGCCGCAAGGTCTCCTGA
- a CDS encoding FAD-binding oxidoreductase, protein MISRRTLLGAGSTAAGIALVPAMPVAAEGSGTPWSQLSARLSGRVVLPTDPYYIVARQLELAQFDSVSPQAVAYCASAADVSVCVRFAQNHGVPTAVRSGGHNYGGYSTTPGLIIDVSRLNAVTVNSASSVDIGPGAQNVNILNALAPHGLVVSEGGCPTVCAGGFVQGGGFGFLTRPTGMACDALTSAQVVLADGRVVTTSATQNPDLFWAIRGGGGGNFGIVTRFTVTPHSGDQMAISNLIFPYDRMADVLDGVARWLVDAPHTIGGGAYVVQPDAAPGSVPQANVFLASRGTPTELAGEAARLLALTGAPLQRQDGVMTYQQLMMMIFGCSNLSEAQCQRSEKTAEGTLSRPAYGLERTRMGSEPFPGSGWADVMTAFDANRRAGQARYLDFHFFGGAANDVPRTATAYVHRDALFSVNYRVLINNPAQATDEARAVANTWVDNGFATVDPLSNGETYQNWMDPSLTDWKTSYYAENYSRLTKVKSKYDPYRFFRSPQSIGAA, encoded by the coding sequence GTGATCAGTCGTAGGACCCTGCTCGGCGCCGGCTCGACCGCCGCCGGTATCGCCCTTGTGCCCGCCATGCCCGTCGCCGCCGAAGGCTCGGGAACACCCTGGAGCCAGCTCTCGGCCCGGCTCTCGGGTCGTGTCGTGCTGCCCACCGACCCCTACTACATCGTGGCCCGCCAACTGGAGCTCGCGCAGTTCGACTCCGTCAGCCCGCAGGCGGTCGCCTACTGCGCGAGTGCGGCGGACGTCTCGGTCTGTGTGCGCTTCGCCCAGAACCACGGCGTTCCCACGGCGGTCCGCAGTGGCGGCCACAACTACGGCGGCTACTCCACGACCCCGGGCCTGATCATCGACGTGTCCCGGCTCAACGCCGTGACGGTGAACAGCGCCTCGTCGGTGGACATCGGCCCGGGCGCCCAGAACGTCAACATCCTCAACGCCCTGGCCCCGCACGGCCTGGTGGTCAGCGAGGGCGGCTGTCCGACCGTGTGCGCCGGCGGCTTCGTCCAGGGCGGGGGCTTCGGCTTCCTGACCCGGCCGACGGGCATGGCCTGCGACGCGCTCACCTCCGCCCAGGTGGTGCTCGCCGACGGTCGCGTGGTGACCACGTCGGCCACACAGAACCCGGACCTGTTCTGGGCGATCCGCGGTGGCGGCGGCGGCAACTTCGGCATCGTCACGCGGTTCACGGTCACTCCGCACAGCGGCGACCAGATGGCCATCAGCAACCTGATCTTCCCCTACGACCGGATGGCGGACGTCCTCGACGGCGTCGCCCGGTGGCTGGTGGACGCCCCGCACACGATCGGCGGCGGCGCCTATGTGGTGCAGCCCGACGCCGCTCCCGGCTCGGTGCCGCAGGCCAACGTCTTCCTCGCCTCCCGCGGGACACCCACCGAACTGGCCGGTGAGGCGGCCCGGTTGCTCGCCCTGACCGGCGCTCCCCTGCAGCGCCAGGACGGCGTCATGACGTACCAGCAGCTCATGATGATGATCTTCGGCTGCTCCAACCTCTCCGAGGCCCAGTGCCAGCGCTCCGAGAAGACTGCCGAGGGCACGCTGTCCCGGCCTGCCTACGGTCTGGAGCGCACCCGTATGGGCAGTGAGCCGTTCCCGGGGAGTGGCTGGGCGGACGTGATGACGGCGTTCGACGCGAACCGCAGGGCGGGGCAGGCGCGTTACCTGGACTTCCACTTCTTCGGGGGCGCCGCAAACGACGTGCCGCGCACCGCCACCGCGTACGTGCACCGCGACGCGCTCTTCTCGGTCAACTACCGGGTCCTGATCAACAACCCGGCCCAGGCGACCGACGAGGCCAGGGCGGTGGCGAACACCTGGGTCGACAACGGCTTCGCGACCGTCGACCCGCTGTCGAACGGCGAGACCTACCAGAACTGGATGGACCCGTCACTGACGGACTGGAAGACGTCCTACTACGCGGAGAACTACTCGCGGCTGACCAAGGTCAAGAGCAAGTACGACCCGTACCGGTTCTTCCGCTCCCCGCAGTCCATAGGCGCCGCCTGA
- a CDS encoding SWIM zinc finger family protein: MSPEEHRERGEGTGTVGEEPTSVGCPPSGEADPDRPADAARRALRAARERAGQETTGTPGAADAGARGTRPGDAARAALRSATTPSGGPAAQAAPTGETDPDVREVPTARTDTEDRRAGRPGDVAREALRAARGEARRARPDTGTAADEATRRPVPPAPGPDPRDRSPGDRRHDVRELLAGSFGSPTDQSPATPVRGLETRHDESRTDPSPPVTVGDVLRAVAAPAPRDGGVGVEAPETPPGRSWGIRNTLGAPKPPDTTRFRQAAPPAAPANTSRLTSPSSSMAAPGRDGELRRTFPALPPSANPKTSSRGVGFAESWWGNAWVAALEEGALDAARLVRGRGYAEKGHVDAITVTPGLVLAYVQGSRPRPYRVQVRLRTLGDQEWERFLDAAVERPGHIAALLDKEMPHSLADCGAPLLPGAGDLDPLCSCPDSGHPCKHAAALCYQTARLLDADPFVLLLLRGRGEREVLDELSRRNAARAARAAQDQQPGAFPGVRASEALVPRTLPPLPAPLPPRPHPEPPPAYPASPGGPDPFALDQLATDAAARAHTLLTSGHDPVGELTLWQDAVRLAAARPGSGLTAGTRALYSSLARGAGRTPADLARAVAAWRQGGLDGLAVLEEAWDPPAGRFDRARPLLLAADLPAFRPRRNHLTHPRGHIQLRLGRDGLWYAYESEPGHDDWWPRGTPDLDPVGALTGLGNPSES; encoded by the coding sequence ATGTCACCGGAGGAGCACCGGGAGCGGGGGGAAGGAACCGGCACGGTGGGGGAGGAGCCGACGTCGGTCGGGTGTCCCCCGTCCGGCGAGGCCGATCCGGACCGGCCCGCCGACGCGGCGCGCAGGGCATTGCGGGCGGCACGGGAGCGCGCGGGTCAGGAGACGACCGGGACACCCGGCGCGGCCGACGCCGGAGCGCGTGGAACCCGGCCGGGGGACGCGGCTCGTGCGGCCCTGCGGAGCGCGACGACGCCGTCCGGGGGCCCGGCCGCCCAGGCCGCGCCGACGGGCGAGACCGACCCGGACGTTCGTGAGGTGCCGACGGCGCGTACCGACACCGAGGACCGCAGGGCCGGGCGCCCCGGGGATGTCGCCCGGGAGGCTCTGCGCGCCGCGCGCGGAGAGGCGCGGCGGGCCCGTCCGGACACCGGGACGGCGGCGGACGAGGCCACGCGGCGGCCCGTCCCGCCCGCGCCCGGGCCGGACCCACGGGACCGAAGCCCCGGAGACCGGCGGCATGACGTACGGGAACTGCTCGCCGGTTCCTTCGGGTCGCCCACCGACCAGTCCCCGGCGACCCCGGTGAGAGGCCTGGAGACCCGGCACGACGAGTCGCGTACGGATCCGTCGCCGCCGGTGACCGTCGGGGATGTCCTGCGTGCCGTTGCCGCGCCGGCCCCGCGCGACGGCGGCGTGGGTGTCGAGGCCCCGGAGACGCCACCAGGCCGGTCGTGGGGCATCCGGAACACCCTGGGCGCGCCGAAGCCCCCGGACACCACCAGGTTCCGGCAGGCGGCGCCCCCCGCCGCTCCCGCCAACACCTCACGCCTCACCTCCCCGTCCTCCTCCATGGCCGCGCCCGGCCGTGACGGTGAGCTGCGCCGAACCTTCCCCGCTCTGCCCCCCTCGGCGAACCCGAAGACGTCGTCCCGGGGCGTCGGCTTCGCGGAGAGCTGGTGGGGGAACGCCTGGGTGGCCGCCCTGGAGGAGGGCGCGTTGGACGCCGCCCGGCTGGTGCGGGGACGCGGGTACGCGGAGAAGGGGCACGTCGATGCCATCACGGTGACACCGGGGCTCGTGCTCGCCTATGTGCAGGGCTCCCGGCCGAGGCCGTACCGCGTCCAGGTGCGGCTGCGCACCCTCGGCGACCAGGAGTGGGAGCGGTTCCTGGACGCCGCGGTGGAGCGGCCCGGGCACATCGCCGCGCTGCTCGACAAGGAGATGCCCCATTCCCTCGCCGACTGCGGGGCTCCACTGCTGCCCGGCGCGGGCGACCTCGACCCCCTGTGCAGTTGCCCCGACTCCGGACACCCTTGCAAGCACGCCGCAGCCCTCTGCTACCAGACCGCCCGTCTCCTCGACGCCGACCCCTTCGTACTGCTCCTCCTGCGGGGCCGGGGCGAACGGGAGGTGCTCGACGAGTTGTCCCGGCGCAACGCCGCCCGCGCCGCCCGTGCCGCTCAGGATCAGCAGCCGGGGGCCTTCCCCGGGGTCAGGGCCTCCGAGGCGCTCGTCCCGCGCACCCTCCCGCCGCTCCCGGCCCCGCTGCCTCCCCGCCCGCATCCCGAGCCGCCCCCGGCCTACCCGGCGTCCCCGGGCGGTCCGGACCCCTTCGCGCTGGACCAGTTGGCGACGGACGCCGCGGCCCGCGCCCACACCCTGCTCACCAGCGGCCACGACCCGGTCGGTGAGCTGACGCTGTGGCAGGACGCCGTACGTCTCGCCGCCGCCCGCCCCGGCTCAGGCCTCACCGCCGGCACCCGAGCCCTCTACTCCTCGCTCGCGAGAGGCGCCGGCCGCACCCCGGCCGACCTGGCGCGCGCGGTGGCCGCCTGGCGGCAGGGCGGGCTCGACGGACTCGCGGTCCTCGAAGAGGCCTGGGACCCGCCTGCGGGACGGTTCGACCGCGCCCGCCCCCTTCTGCTCGCCGCGGACCTCCCCGCCTTCAGACCCCGGCGCAACCACCTCACCCACCCGCGCGGCCACATACAGCTGCGCCTGGGCCGCGACGGCCTCTGGTACGCGTACGAGTCCGAGCCCGGCCACGACGACTGGTGGCCCCGCGGCACCCCCGACCTGGACCCGGTCGGCGCGCTCACCGGCCTCGGCAACCCGTCGGAGTCCTGA
- a CDS encoding TIGR03086 family metal-binding protein encodes MTNETNSPAVPPLGDPRNGLLKAVDLAGEVLAAVRPEDYDATTPCPDYSVRQLSNHLVSVLRRVAVIGAGGQFFSVPHFAEDVADGAWAEVWATGTKELRSVWTDPAVLGREIGLPWGPVPGAVAAIIYTNEFVLHTWDLAKATGQTPAWDDAVLAAPMAAMERAVPREPRGGQVPFGPVVDVPVDAPAIDRLVGWYGRTP; translated from the coding sequence ATGACGAACGAAACGAACTCCCCTGCCGTGCCGCCTCTCGGCGATCCCCGCAACGGACTGCTGAAGGCCGTCGATCTGGCCGGCGAAGTGCTGGCCGCGGTACGGCCCGAGGATTACGACGCCACCACGCCGTGTCCGGACTACTCGGTGCGCCAACTGTCCAATCACCTTGTCTCTGTGCTCCGTAGGGTCGCCGTGATCGGCGCCGGCGGGCAGTTCTTCAGCGTTCCGCACTTCGCCGAGGACGTCGCCGACGGAGCATGGGCCGAGGTCTGGGCCACCGGGACGAAGGAGCTGCGGTCCGTCTGGACGGACCCGGCAGTCCTGGGCCGGGAGATCGGCCTGCCCTGGGGGCCCGTCCCGGGCGCCGTCGCCGCGATCATCTACACCAATGAGTTCGTGCTGCACACCTGGGACCTGGCCAAGGCGACCGGCCAGACCCCCGCGTGGGACGACGCCGTCCTGGCAGCCCCGATGGCCGCCATGGAGCGCGCCGTGCCCCGCGAACCGCGCGGCGGCCAGGTGCCGTTCGGCCCCGTCGTGGACGTCCCGGTGGACGCCCCGGCCATCGACCGCCTGGTCGGCTGGTACGGCCGCACCCCCTGA
- a CDS encoding ribonuclease J produces MSHPHPELKAAPPLPEGGLRVIALGGLGEIGRNMTVFEHAGKLLIVDCGVLFPEETQPGVDVILPDFTSIRDRLDDIVAVVLTHGHEDHIGAVPYLLRERSDIPVVGSKLTLAFLEAKLKEHGIRPRAVRVREGDRRGFGPFNCEFVAVNHSIPDSLAVAIRTGAGMVLHTGDFKMDQFPLDDRITDLRAFARLGEEGVDLFLTDSTNAEVPGFTTSERELNPAIEQVMRTAPRRVIVSSFASHVHRIQQVLDAAHQHGRKVAFVGRSMVRNMGIARDLGYLKVPSGLVVSTKEMEKLADHKIALVCTGSQGEPMAALSRMANRDHVIRIGKGDTVLLASSLIPGNENAIYRVINGLTRWGAHVVHKGNAKVHVSGHASAGELVYCYNIVKPRNVMPVHGEWRHLRANADLAIRTGVDPERVVIAEDGVVVDLVDGRAKITGKVPAGNVYVDGMEVGGATEASLKDRVTLAEEGVVTVVAIVDADTGALAETPDFLARGFVHDDTTFEPVIPVIEKTLATAAQEGVGDARQLEQLIARAVANWAFRTHRRRPLIIPVIIDA; encoded by the coding sequence ATGAGCCATCCGCATCCCGAACTGAAAGCCGCCCCTCCCCTGCCTGAAGGAGGCCTGAGGGTCATCGCCCTGGGCGGTCTGGGTGAGATCGGCCGCAACATGACCGTCTTCGAGCATGCCGGCAAGCTGCTCATCGTCGACTGCGGCGTGCTGTTCCCCGAAGAGACCCAGCCCGGCGTGGACGTGATCCTGCCGGACTTCACCTCGATCCGCGATCGTCTGGACGACATCGTGGCCGTGGTGCTCACCCATGGCCACGAGGACCACATCGGTGCCGTGCCGTACCTTCTGCGAGAGCGCTCCGACATCCCTGTCGTGGGCTCGAAGCTGACACTGGCGTTCCTTGAGGCCAAGCTCAAGGAGCACGGAATCCGGCCGCGCGCGGTGCGGGTACGCGAGGGCGACCGGCGCGGTTTCGGCCCCTTCAACTGCGAGTTCGTGGCGGTCAACCACTCCATCCCGGACAGCCTCGCGGTCGCCATCCGTACCGGGGCCGGCATGGTGCTGCACACCGGCGACTTCAAGATGGACCAGTTCCCGCTGGACGACCGGATCACCGACCTGCGCGCCTTCGCCCGCCTCGGCGAGGAGGGCGTCGATCTCTTCCTGACCGACTCCACCAACGCCGAGGTCCCCGGCTTCACCACCTCCGAGCGCGAGCTGAACCCCGCGATCGAGCAGGTGATGCGCACCGCCCCGCGCCGGGTGATCGTCTCCAGTTTCGCCAGCCATGTGCACCGCATCCAGCAGGTCCTGGACGCCGCGCACCAGCACGGTCGCAAGGTCGCCTTCGTGGGCCGTTCCATGGTCCGCAACATGGGTATCGCCCGCGACCTCGGGTATCTGAAGGTGCCCAGCGGTCTGGTCGTGAGCACCAAGGAAATGGAGAAACTGGCGGACCACAAGATCGCCCTGGTGTGCACGGGGTCCCAGGGCGAGCCGATGGCCGCTCTGTCCCGGATGGCCAACCGCGACCATGTGATCCGCATCGGCAAGGGCGACACCGTCCTGCTCGCCAGCTCCCTGATCCCCGGCAACGAGAACGCCATCTACCGGGTGATCAACGGGCTGACCCGCTGGGGCGCGCATGTCGTCCACAAGGGCAACGCCAAGGTGCACGTCTCCGGGCACGCCAGCGCCGGTGAGCTCGTGTACTGCTACAACATCGTCAAGCCCCGCAACGTCATGCCCGTGCACGGCGAGTGGCGCCACCTGCGGGCCAACGCCGACCTGGCCATCCGTACGGGGGTCGATCCCGAGCGGGTCGTCATCGCCGAGGACGGCGTCGTCGTCGACCTGGTGGACGGACGGGCGAAGATCACCGGCAAGGTGCCCGCGGGCAACGTCTACGTGGACGGCATGGAGGTCGGCGGCGCCACCGAGGCGTCCCTGAAGGACCGCGTCACCCTCGCCGAGGAAGGCGTGGTCACCGTGGTGGCGATCGTCGACGCCGACACGGGTGCCCTTGCCGAGACTCCCGACTTCCTGGCCCGCGGGTTCGTCCACGACGACACCACCTTCGAGCCGGTGATCCCCGTCATCGAGAAGACCCTGGCGACCGCGGCCCAGGAAGGCGTCGGCGACGCGCGCCAGCTGGAACAGCTGATCGCGCGTGCCGTGGCGAACTGGGCCTTCCGTACCCACCGCCGCAGGCCTCTCATCATCCCCGTCATCATCGACGCCTGA